GTTCAGAGGTAAGGGTTGCGCAATACTGAAGAAAGTCAAAGGTATGACTGCTAGAGCCCTGAGCAGCTATTTCCAAAAGAGAGATATCATCAATTATGATACGAATCCATCCTCCATTGTTATGCATCAAGTTATTAGCTTCTATAAACCTCAAAATCCTATTATACAAATTCATGAATCCATCTTCGATAGCATTTTGATCTGTTCCACCTGCCACTGATGCAAAACATTATGAAATGAAATCAGAACACATTACACGATGAAGATTTTGCTCATGAACTAAAGACAGTAATCAAGGGAGTCGAGTGGATGGAAAAGCAAAAGGTTAAATGCTTAAGGTTCTTGACACCACTCACCCAGAAACTCTAAATCAAGCAAGTCAATAAAATGAAGTTTGTTCTTGTTCCTTTGCAATGATAGATTGCATCCCTGAATAAAAATAGGAATCTCACGGTCTTGCCAAACAAGTAATTTGCTACAAAGTGTACAATGATAAAAGATAGATGTAAAGTACCAAACACAAGAAAACAAACATAGGAATACAGAACAAGGGATCCTTATGAAAAGAAAATACTTAATGAGAAAAGTACAATGGTACTgggaaatttaattatttaatagcATGAAAGAATAGGGAATGGAACAGACAATGCCAACTTTAAATTGCCAGATTATTCAGATTAATTTGCTGTTGTTTATTAGAAAGTATATCAAACAGAGAAATCGAAAAGTGTATTACATATAAAGAGTAGCATCCaaataaactaaaaaataaaataactggaCTTAAATGTCAAAGAAAAACACACTAAGTTTGCAGAAGTATTAAGGAAATTCAAGTTTTCCCATAAGAATCCACCTCATCAGTTAGTTCTTTCTGTATGATATTATTCCAATCAAAAAACTAGTGCTTGGATTCAAGCAAATTTATTAAAAACAAGGTGCATGAAGCTTATATCCCTGTGAATCTTCTGATCTTATATTTTTCCAGTGCATTTAAATATTCACAATTGACATATGAAAAGTGCACATCCTAGCATAAGCAAGGCATGTGACATATGAAAAAGGGAggcaacatgaaaatacaaaatcaTGGCTTGAACTTTTGATTAGTATTTATAACAAGCAGTGTTTAAAACTACAATTGATTTTGATATTCAAAGTTCAAATGAAATCTCTCCAATTGATTTTGATATATACCATATAGAGATAAAGCAGCAAGAATATACAGATCAGCCAACATATAGTTTCGGTAACAAATTGAAGCTATAACAGAAATCAAAAGGATAACCCACGAATTCACGTATTGAAGATGCTGGATAGCAGACGTGATCAACTTAACAGGCAAAAATGGGAGGTCAGGCATACCATCTTCCGCAGGACACGGTCATAGTGGGAGAACGGCTGCGCGAGGCCGAGGAACACAACGGCCCCGGCAGCTTCAGCGGAGAGGGAGCGCTTCAAGAGGTGGTGCAGGAGGAAAGCACCGCTGGCCTCGACGCAGTCCTGGACAAGGGCAATGCGCCACGGTACAGAACCGGTGCGACCGATCCCAAGAGCCTCGTCGAGGAGATTGGTAgtaggagaagagaaagaagggTTCATCTTGTTCACTTCCCTGTTCAGCGATCCAAAGGGCTGCCCGATCAAGGCTCAAGCTGGCAGGAAAAGCGAGCGAGGCGGCGCCGCTGTTCTCCGGGAAGAGCAGGAGCGGCGATATTCGCTGGGGACGATTGGGGCAGGCCGCTGAAGTCGAGGGTTTCGTTGCGTAGGCAGTGAAAAACCCGGTCCGGTCCGGtccgatttttttaaaaatcaccgATTCCGTATCATATAACTATTTGGTTAAAAGATTACGCATCCAGATTTATCGCGGTTCAAACCTCAATTATACTATATTTACAAAAAACTTTTCTCCAAATGAGAAATAGGATGTTGAACTTCTGTGCTGATTATCATTCAGCACACTTCTTGATTTATCtggatgattaataaaaaaattccatGAGACCAAATTAAAACTTCTATAGTATGACTTGATAATCACGGATTCCAATATAACTGTTTTTTGAGGTTCCACGGAAATTGAACTGTCCTTTATACTTTTCTAATCATTTCAAAGGTATGTAAAATTCACTTTAAACAATATTACAACAATAGACCATTGCACGAATGCAACCAATACCAAAGTCGTATGCGATAAGATTTCATCGCAGTACTTTAAAACCATGGTCCGAGGACTTTGGCCACAGTTGGCTCGATACAATGCAACCCGACGGCATGATCATTCATCTTGTAACGGGTCACACGACCCATTTGATCTCTCTATAAAAAATGACATAAGATGGCACGATTCATTTACCTACAATGGCACGATACCAATGTCAAATCTTTAGATAAAAGATTTTCTCTCTTATTTTTATTCAAGGTAgactatatatattatataatgaTACAAAGTAAtataaattatagtaaaaaattataTGCTGATTAATATCGTCTATCTTACCATAATTTAGATATTATATTCCTAACAAATGATCCGTTAATTGCATTAAGAATTGAATGTTGTCAATTTAATGATTATCTTTTCTAACTCACtccaacactccccctcaagttggtAGGTAGATGTCTTGCAATCTCAACTTGTTGAGTGAGTCATGAAAATTTCTGCTACATATTATTTTTGTAAGTATATCTGCTAGTTGATCTTCAGATTTGACAAAAGTAAATCGAATTATCTTTGCTTCTAGATTTTCTTTAATAAAGTGTCGATCAACTTCCACATGCTTCGTTCAATCATGTTGAACTGGATTATGAGCACTAGCAAGCGCTGTTTTATTATCACAAAATAAATCAATTTCATGATCAGGCGCAAAGCCTATTTTAGTTAATAGATTCCTTAACCAGAGGAGTTCACACACCCCTTTGGCCATACCTCGGAATTCCACTTCAGCGCTAGATAGAACTGCCACATTCTGCTTCTTACTTTTCCAGGTGACTAGA
This window of the Zingiber officinale cultivar Zhangliang chromosome 3B, Zo_v1.1, whole genome shotgun sequence genome carries:
- the LOC122056655 gene encoding elongator complex protein 6-like → MNPSFSSPTTNLLDEALGIGRTGSVPWRIALVQDCVEASGAFLLHHLLKRSLSAEAAGAVVFLGLAQPFSHYDRVLRKMGCNLSLQRNKNKLHFIDLLDLEFLVAGGTDQNAIEDGFMNLYNRILRFIEANNLMHNNGGWIRIIIDDISLLEIAAQGSSSHTFDFLQYCATLTSELDCSLLILNHGDIYSSEEDQRLLSHLDYLSDVVIKAETLSTGIAVDVHGQLTIINKRALGELGWSSSKVYNFQFKLKENAVEFFYPGTKF